The region CCTGAATGGATAAATTCGGCGTCGGCGCCGTCCTTGAGCCAGGCACGGGGGGACAGCACCTGAATGACGCCCCCCCAGTACACGCCCATGGCGCTCTGGTCGCCCGACCAGCCGAAGTTACGGTTGAGTTCGCTCCGGTCGCGGTAGAGGATAACGAGGGTTTTGGCCGGCGGGGCGTAGCCGAGCGCCTTCGTGACGGGCGTGTAGGCCGCTTCCGCCGCCTCGGCGACCATGGCTACCGCAGTCTGGTCGGCGGGCGAGTATTTTATGATGAAGTGGGGCGTTTCGTAAGCCGCCATTTGGCGCGTTTCGTAGTTCATCTTGGCCTGGGCCGCCTGGCGGGCCACAGGATAAAGCAACATCCGCGGCGTGAGAGGCGCAGGGAAAAGCGCGGCCGCGGCCAAGCCGAGAACGGCAATGACGGAAATTGTCAGTATGATCATTTTGCGCACGGACCTCCCCTCCTCCCTATCTGCTAACAGGCAACCATTATAGCATGGGGGGAGGTCCGCGCCTACCGGTATTTTATGTTAACTAGACTGCAGGAGGGCGACGCCGGCGCTGGTGCCAAGCCGGGTGGCACCGGCGGCGATCATGAGTTCGGCCTGCTGGCGGGTGCGGATCCCGCCCGAAGCCTTTACACCGGCGCGTTCGCCGACAGCCGCCCGCATCAGGCGGACGTCGTCCTCCGTCGCCCCGCCGGGGCCGAAGCCGGTGGAGGTTTTAACGAAGCCGGCTCCGGCGGCAAGGGCGGCTTCGCAGGCGCGGCGCTTTTCGTCGTCGGTAAGGAAGGCTGTTTCGAGGATAACTTTGACTGTTTTCCCTTCGGCGGCGGCGACGACCTGGCCGATGTCGTCTTTGACCGCGTCCCAGTGACCGGACCTGGCGGCGGCGATGTTCATGACCATGTCGATTTCGTCGGCTCTGCGCTGAAGGGCTTCGCGCATTTCCAGCACTTTGACGGCGGTGTAGGTGGCGCCGAGGGGGAAGCCGACGACGGTGGCGACGTTTACGCCGCTGCCGGCGAGGATGTGGGCGGCGAGGTCGACGTAGACGGGGTTGACGCAGACAGCGGCGAAGCGGTGCTCGGCGGCCTCTTCGCAGAGTCTGGCAATGTCTTCGACGGTGGCGTCGGCTTTTAGCAGGGTGTGGTCGATGTATTTGGCAAGGTCCATTTTGCGTACCTCCTTTTCGGGGTTTTATTCGGCGGATAGCGGTGTTGTTCCTCCGGAAAAAAAATAACCCGTCCAGAGGACGGGTTACGGGTTATGCGTAGCGAGTAAAAAGCTCCAGATGTAAGGCGGTCTGAGGAGCAACGCCGCAGAGGGGCTTTTTACGACATTGCCCTATTACTGCTTCTCGATCTTGTCTTTGGGAGCGCCGCACTCGGCGCATTTCCCCGGCTTACAGCGCCCTTCCTTGGTGGCGCCGCAGACGCTGCATTTGAAAACTGCCATGTTGGTCACCTCCGTGTGTCAGTTGGCCGGCTTGCCCTGGCAGGTAGAGCAGTAGCCGTAGAAGTAGAATTGCTGGCCGGCGAGGCGGTAAGAGGTTTTGTCGGCGACCTGGCTGATGAAGGCTGCGATGTCGATCTCGTGGATGTCGTCGACTCTGCCGCACTGGAGGCAGCGGATATGGGGGTGCATGCTGATGTCCGCGTCGTAGCGGAAGCTGTCCTCCCCGGCGTTGAGCACCTGAATGAGACCTATTTCCTTGAGGATCTCCACTGTTTTATAGACGGTCGCCAAGCTCATTGTCGGATAATATGGCTGAAGCTGCTGAAAGATCATCTCGGCGCTGGGGTGGGCTTTGCTGTTGGCCAGAACTTTGTAGATGGCCAAGCGCTGGGGGGTGACTTTAAAGCCTTTCTCCCGCAGCTTTGCGGTTACCCTGTTTTCCACCGAAAACACCTACTTCCAAAGAATCAGGCTAACGAATAATCGTTATCCATTTATATTCATTTTTTATTTTACAGCAGGCAAAGAATCAAAGTCAAGTCCTAAACGAAAAATAGTCCCACGGTCCTAGGACCGCGGGACTATTGTACTACTGCATGCCCTGCTGCTGAGATTGGCCGCTGAACTTGCTCTGGGCTTTGGTGATGTCCTGCGGGGAGGCGTTTTTGACGCTGTAGTAGCCCTTTTGCTGCATGTAGTCGAAAAGCTGTTTTTCCTGGCTGTAGACTTCGCCGAGGACGGTCATGTAGTCCCGCCGCAGTTGTTCGCTGGTCGCTTCCTGAATATAGATGTTAAGCGAGGACGCCATGTGCTTGGCTTCGTTAAGGCAGACCTGCATGATGTCGCGGTCGGAAATCTGCGTGCTCTGGCCGCTCATCTGTCCCTGCTGGCTCTGCTGGTTCTGTCCCGACATTTGGACCATTGTGTTCACCCCTTTACTGAAGGTTTTGTCCCGAAGCGAGATGTTTACTGATGGTCTGGAAGTTCTGCTGGTCCCGCTGCGCCATTTGCTGGAGAAGCTGCTTGCCCTGACTGTCTTGAAGCTGGTTGGCGAAATAGTTGAGGGTTTTCGCGCAGGTCTGTTCCATTGTCAGGAAGTCTTCCAGTTGCATCAATTCTTTGGCCGTCAACACTTTCTTATTCCCCCCTTTCGCTTGTACCGGCATTAGCATGCGCCGGAGCGGGCGGGAATATGCGCCCGTTCCGGCGTAAATGCGCCCTGCCCGCAAACGTCCGGACTCCCGCTGGTTTCATGCTCGGCGCGGCTCGTTTCTCGCCCGCTTGCGCTCGGAGCTATTTTGCTTTAATATGAGACTAAAGTCCTACAAATACGGGACAATTCGACAATTCCCGACGGCTGCGCTTTCGATATATAATAATTGGTATAGTGGCATTTTCGCGTCAAGGAGGTGGGATGGAAATGCGGGTGGATGATGCCGGCGCCGGCATGGTGCTGACCCAGGATGTTGTCGACGAGCGCGGCAATTTGCTGCTGGAAAAGGGGATAACTCTTACAAGGACTTATATTGCCCGCCTTAAACGCCTTGGCGTCGAAAACATTTGCATTTTCGACCCATACGCCGAGTCGCTCAAGCAGGCTACGGTCGTCAGTCCGGCGCTTAGGACCGAGCTTAGGGAATGTTTCAGCACGCTGTTTCGGATGAAGTCCTGGGATATCCTCAATTTCAAGCCCCCGGCGGCTCATATGCACCGGATCGGTTCGGCAGTGGACAGTGTCATTGATGACGCCGCGGGACAGCTCGACCAAATCGTGAATGTCCAGGTGCGCGAGCCGAGCGCGGACGAGACGCAGCATGCCGTGAATGTTTGCCTGCTGGCCGTGGTGACTGGCCTGTATCTGAAATTCGAGCGCAGTATTTTGCGTGATCTCGCCTTCGGCGCCCTTTTCCACGATCTCGGCAAGTCGATGCTGCCAGCGGGTGATCAGGATAAGGCTTTTCTCCATACGATCTACGGCCGCGAGCTTCTTCTGCGCAGCAATGTCAGCGCCGCGGTAACCAGGATCGCCGCCGAGCACCACGAGGCTTTCGACGGCACGGGCCACCCCAAGGGTTTGGCGGCCAAGGATGTCCATCCATTGTCGCGGCTGG is a window of Selenomonadales bacterium 4137-cl DNA encoding:
- the deoC gene encoding deoxyribose-phosphate aldolase, which gives rise to MDLAKYIDHTLLKADATVEDIARLCEEAAEHRFAAVCVNPVYVDLAAHILAGSGVNVATVVGFPLGATYTAVKVLEMREALQRRADEIDMVMNIAAARSGHWDAVKDDIGQVVAAAEGKTVKVILETAFLTDDEKRRACEAALAAGAGFVKTSTGFGPGGATEDDVRLMRAAVGERAGVKASGGIRTRQQAELMIAAGATRLGTSAGVALLQSS
- a CDS encoding Fur family transcriptional regulator produces the protein MENRVTAKLREKGFKVTPQRLAIYKVLANSKAHPSAEMIFQQLQPYYPTMSLATVYKTVEILKEIGLIQVLNAGEDSFRYDADISMHPHIRCLQCGRVDDIHEIDIAAFISQVADKTSYRLAGQQFYFYGYCSTCQGKPAN
- a CDS encoding spore coat protein, whose amino-acid sequence is MVQMSGQNQQSQQGQMSGQSTQISDRDIMQVCLNEAKHMASSLNIYIQEATSEQLRRDYMTVLGEVYSQEKQLFDYMQQKGYYSVKNASPQDITKAQSKFSGQSQQQGMQ
- a CDS encoding ferritin-like domain-containing protein, encoding MLTAKELMQLEDFLTMEQTCAKTLNYFANQLQDSQGKQLLQQMAQRDQQNFQTISKHLASGQNLQ
- a CDS encoding HD domain-containing phosphohydrolase, producing MEMRVDDAGAGMVLTQDVVDERGNLLLEKGITLTRTYIARLKRLGVENICIFDPYAESLKQATVVSPALRTELRECFSTLFRMKSWDILNFKPPAAHMHRIGSAVDSVIDDAAGQLDQIVNVQVREPSADETQHAVNVCLLAVVTGLYLKFERSILRDLAFGALFHDLGKSMLPAGDQDKAFLHTIYGRELLLRSNVSAAVTRIAAEHHEAFDGTGHPKGLAAKDVHPLSRLVCIVNHFDNAISENERSGESRQEIIDGMMAGGNRLFDMNLLRAFLNTAALFPVGSLVRLNTGRTGYVVTNRAHFPLRPVVRVIEDYGHTDIDLVLKPNVVITELIAG